A stretch of Arachis hypogaea cultivar Tifrunner chromosome 15, arahy.Tifrunner.gnm2.J5K5, whole genome shotgun sequence DNA encodes these proteins:
- the LOC112750243 gene encoding uncharacterized protein encodes MSLETFHCGVDDKCAKKSSETSESNRCINSHPVIFDWRGTNRHTNSNPEIIYRSGRSRHTKSNPEIIDGSESSITSERHTIVISRFKGGKKDTSNTQINGIESISNSARKVDSSFMLESSSDSSDKVDITTSSTSKYSSKHGTNYPSSSESFVKSEYGNKLVATPPSFQDYGVQKRNDFPLTARPPIQVMDRSSGYDASRIPSSIFEKPANPLDWSVASNESLFSLHVGNLSFNRDHVFVNYEVSMPHEVPQSGDLSVFMETPSFLAEDIHSPIIEEISNVTQSDVVESLQIYRTSSASFMIEEIPCTDQYEIKDLSRAESDNSSGSLTVDLTQITGTTPKQSFSFPALMEPERISTTETDISQQIPYEKQESSVKETRKPRTSCWSCLKSCNWCCCFPCPSCAFCKSCCKWNACKCCKCCS; translated from the exons ATGTCTTTAGAGACCTTTCATTGTGGCGTAGATGATAAATGTGCAAAGAAAAGTTCAGAAACTAGTGAAAGCAACAGGTGTATTAATTCACATCCTGTGATATTTGACTGGAGAGGAACCAATAGACATACTAATTCAAACCCTGAGATCATTTATCGTAGTGGAAGGAGTAGGCATACTAAGTCAAATCCTGAGATAATTGACGGAAGTGAAAGTAGTATTACCTCAGAAAGGCACACAATTGTTATATCTAGATTTAAAGGTGGTAAGAAAGATACTTCTAACACACAAATCAATGGCATTGAAAGCATATCAAACTCAGCCAGAAAGGTGGATTCTTCCTTTATGTTAGAATCATCAAGTGATAGCTCGGATAAAGTGGATATCACCACATCTAGCACATCTAAATACTCATCCAAACATGGAACAAATTATCCTTCTAGTAGTGAGAGCTTTGTCAAATCTGAGTATGGCAACAAACTTGTTGCCACCCCACCTTCATTTCAAGATTATGGTGTCCAGAAGAGGAATGATTTTCCACTAACTGCAAGACCTCCCATCCAGGTGATGGATCGATCATCAGGATATGATGCTTCTAGGATCCCATCTTCAATATTCGAGAAGCCTGCAAATCCATTGGACTGGAGTGTTGCTTCTAATGAATCATTATTTAGCCTTCATGTAGGGAATCTTAGTTTCAACAGAGACCATGTATTTGTGAATTATGAAGTAAGCATGCCCCATGAAGTCCCCCAATCTGGTGACCTAAGTGTGTTTATGGAAACTCCATCATTTTTAGCAGAGGACATTCATTCTCCCATAATAGAGGAGATCAGCAATGTCACACAGAGTGACGTCGTAGAGAGCCTGCAAATCTACAGAACATCAAGTGCATCTTTCATGATAGAAGAAATTCCTTGTACAGACCAATATGAAATAAAAGATTTATCACGAGCAGAAAGTGACAATTCATCCGGATCCTTGACTGTTGACCTTACTCAAATTACCGGAACCACCCCAAAGcaatctttttcttttccagC TTTGATGGAACCAGAAAGAATTAGTACAACAGAGACGGATATTTCTCAACAGATACCATATGAAAAGCAAGAATCATCAGTAAAAGAAACTAGAAAACCAAGAACCAGTTGCTGGAGTTGTCTCAAATCTTGCAATTGGTGTTGTTGCTTTCCATGTCCTTCTTGTGCTTTCTGTAAGAGTTGTTGTAAATGGAATGCTTGTAAATGTTGCAAATGTTGCAGTTGA